From a region of the Nomascus leucogenys isolate Asia unplaced genomic scaffold, Asia_NLE_v1 Super-Scaffold_285, whole genome shotgun sequence genome:
- the KRT19 gene encoding keratin, type I cytoskeletal 19 — MTSYSYRQSSATSSFGGLGGGSARFGPGVAFRAPSIHGGSGGRGVSVSSARFVSSSSSGGYGGGYGGVLTASDGLLAGNEKLTMQNLNDRLASYLDKVRALEAANGELEVKIRDWYQKQGPGPSRDYSHYYTTIQDLRDKILGATIENSRIVLQIDNARLAADDFRTKFETEQALRMSVEADINGLRRVLDELTLARTDLEMQIEGLKEELAYLKKNHEEEISTLRGQVGGQVSVEVDSAPGTDLAKILSDMRSQYEVMAEQNRKDAEAWFTSRTEELNREVAGHTEQLQMSRSEVTDLRRTLQGLEIELQSQLSMKAALEDTLAETEARFGAQLAHIQALISGIEAQLGDVRADSERQNQEYQRLMDIKSRLEQEIATYRSLLEGQEDHYNNLSASKVL; from the exons ATGACTTCCTACAGCTATCGCCAGTCGTCGGCCACGTCGTCCTTCGGAGGCCTGGGCGGCGGCTCCGCGCGTTTTGGGCCGGGGGTCGCCTTTCGCGCGCCCAGCATACACGGGGGCTCCGGCGGCCGCGGCGTGTCCGTGTCCTCCGCCCGCTTCGTGTCCTCGTCCTCCTCGGGGGGCTACGGCGGCGGCTACGGCGGCGTCCTCACCGCGTCCGACGGGCTGCTGGCGGGCAACGAGAAGCTCACCATGCAGAACCTCAACGACCGCCTGGCCTCCTACCTGGACAAGGTGCGCGCCCTGGAGGCGGCCAACGGCGAGCTGGAGGTGAAGATCCGCGACTGGTACCAGAAGCAGGGGCCCGGGCCCTCCCGCGACTACAGCCACTACTACACGACCATCCAGGACCTGCGGGACAAG attcttGGTGCCACCATTGAGAACTCCAGGATTGTCCTGCAGATCGACAATGCCCGTCTGGCTGCAGATGACTTCCGAACCAA GTTTGAGACGGAGCAGGCTCTGCGCATGAGCGTGGAGGCCGACATCAACGGCCTGCGCAGGGTGCTGGATGAGCTGACTCTGGCCAGGACCGATCTGGAGATGCAGATCGAAGGCCTGAAGGAAGAGCTGGCCTACCTGAAGAAGAACCATGAGGAG GAAATCAGTACGCTGAGGGGCCAAGTGGGAGGCCAGGTCAGTGTGGAGGTGGATTCGGCTCCGGGCACTGATCTCGCCAAGATCCTGAGTGACATGCGAAGCCAATATGAGGTCATGGCCGAGCAGAACCGGAAGGATGCTGAAGCCTGGTTCACCAGCCGG ACTGAAGAATTGAACCGGGAGGTCGCTGGCCACACGGAGCAGCTCCAGATGAGCAGGTCAGAGGTTACTGACCTGCGGCGCACCCTTCAGGGTCTTGAGATTGAGCTGCAGTCACAGCTGAGCATG AAAGCTGCCTTGGAAGACACACTGGCAGAAACGGAGGCGCGCTTTGGAGCCCAGCTGGCGCATATCCAGGCGCTGATCAGTGGTATTGAAGCCCAGCTGGGCGATGTGCGAGCTGATAGTGAGCGGCAGAATCAGGAGTACCAGCGGCTCATGGACATCAAGTCGCGGCTGGAGCAGGAGATTGCCACCTACCGCAGCCTGCTCGAGGGCCAGGAAGATCACTACAACAACCTGTCTGCCTCCAAGGTCCTCTGA
- the LOC100589918 gene encoding keratin, type I cytoskeletal 15 isoform X1, with the protein MTTTFLQTSSSTFGGGSTRGGSLLAGGGGFGGGRLCGGGGSRSISASSARFVSSGSGGGYGGGMRVCGFGGGAGSVFGGGVGGGIGGGFGGGFGGGDGGLLSGNEKITMQNLNDRLASYLDKVRALEEANADLEVKIRDWYQKQAPTSPERDYSQYFKTIEELRDKIMATTIDNSRVILEIDNARLAADDFRLKYENELTLRQGVEADINSLRRVLDELTLARTDLEMQIEGLNEELAYLKKNHEEEMKEFGSQLAGQVNVEMDAAPGVDLTRVLAEMREQYEAMAEKNRRDVEAWFFSKTEELNKEVASNTEMIQTSKTEITDLRRTMQELEIELQSQLSMKAGLENSLAETECRYATQLQQIQGLIGGLEAQLSELRCEMEAQNQEYKMLLDIKTRLEQEIATYRSLLEGQDAKMAGIGIREASSGGGSSSSNFRINIEESVDGKVVSSRKREI; encoded by the exons ATGACCACCACATTTCTGCAAACTTCTTCCTCCACCTTTGGGGGTGGCTCTACCCGAGGGGGTTCCCTTCTGGCTGGGGGAGGTGGCTTTGGTGGGGGGCGTCTCTGTGGGGGAGGTGGAAGCCGAAGTATCTCAGCTTCTTCTGCTAGGTTTGTCTCTTCAGGGTCAGGAGGAGGATATGGGGGTGGCATGAGGGTCTGTGGCTTTGGTGGAGGGGCTGGTAGTGTTTTTGGTGGAGGCGTTGGAGGGGGCATTGGTGGGGGTTTTGGTGGTGGCTTTGGTGGTGGCGATGGTGGTCTCCTCTCTGGCAATGAGAAAATTACCATGCAGAACCTCAATGACCGCCTGGCCTCCTACCTGGACAAGGTACGTGCCCTGGAGGAGGCCAATGCTGACCTGGAGGTGAAGATCCGTGACTGGTACCAGAAGCAGGCCCCGACCAGCCCGGAACGCGACTACAGCCAATACTTCAAGACCATTGAAGAGCTCCGGGACAAG ATCATGGCCACCACCATTGACAACTCCCGGGTCATCCTGGAGATCGACAATGCCAGGCTGGCTGCGGACGACTTCAGGCTCAA gTATGAGAATGAGCTGACCCTGCGCCAGGGCGTCGAGGCTGACATCAACAGCCTGCGCCGAGTCCTGGATGAGCTGACCCTGGCCAGGACTGACCTGGAGATGCAGATCGAGGGCCTGAATGAAGAGCTGGCTTACCTGAAGAAGAACCACGAGGAG GAGATGAAGGAGTTTGGCAGCCAGCTGGCCGGCCAGGTCAACGTGGAGATGGACGCAGCACCGGGTGTGGACCTGACCCGCGTGCTGGCAGAGATGAGGGAGCAGTATGAGGCCATGGCGGAGAAGAACCGCCGGGATGTGGAGGCCTGGTTCTTCAGCAAG ACTGAGGAGCTGAACAAAGAGGTGGCCTCCAACACAGAAATGATCCAGACCAGCAAGACGGAGATCACAGACCTGAGACGCACCATGCAGGAGCTGGAGATCgagctgcagtcccagctcaGCATG AAAGCTGGGCTGGAGAACTCACTGGCCGAGACAGAGTGCCGCTATGCCACGCAGCTGCAGCAGATCCAGGGGCTCATCGGTGGCCTTGAGGCCCAGCTGAGTGAGCTCCGATGCGAGATGGAGGCTCAGAACCAGGAGTACAAGATGCTGCTTGACATAAAGACGCGGCTGGAGCAGGAGATCGCCACCTACCGCAGCCTGCTCGAGGGCCAGGATGCCAA gATGGCTGGCATTGGCATCAGGGAAG CCTCTTCGGGAGGTGGCAGTAGCAGCAGCAATTTCCGCATCAACATAGAGGAGTCAGTGGATGGAAAGGTGGTTTCTTCCCGCAAGAGAGAAATCTAA
- the LOC100589918 gene encoding keratin, type I cytoskeletal 15 isoform X2, giving the protein MTTTFLQTSSSTFGGGFGGGRLCGGGGSRSISASSARFVSSGSGGGYGGGMRVCGFGGGAGSVFGGGVGGGIGGGFGGGFGGGDGGLLSGNEKITMQNLNDRLASYLDKVRALEEANADLEVKIRDWYQKQAPTSPERDYSQYFKTIEELRDKIMATTIDNSRVILEIDNARLAADDFRLKYENELTLRQGVEADINSLRRVLDELTLARTDLEMQIEGLNEELAYLKKNHEEEMKEFGSQLAGQVNVEMDAAPGVDLTRVLAEMREQYEAMAEKNRRDVEAWFFSKTEELNKEVASNTEMIQTSKTEITDLRRTMQELEIELQSQLSMKAGLENSLAETECRYATQLQQIQGLIGGLEAQLSELRCEMEAQNQEYKMLLDIKTRLEQEIATYRSLLEGQDAK; this is encoded by the exons ATGACCACCACATTTCTGCAAACTTCTTCCTCCACCTTTGGGG GTGGCTTTGGTGGGGGGCGTCTCTGTGGGGGAGGTGGAAGCCGAAGTATCTCAGCTTCTTCTGCTAGGTTTGTCTCTTCAGGGTCAGGAGGAGGATATGGGGGTGGCATGAGGGTCTGTGGCTTTGGTGGAGGGGCTGGTAGTGTTTTTGGTGGAGGCGTTGGAGGGGGCATTGGTGGGGGTTTTGGTGGTGGCTTTGGTGGTGGCGATGGTGGTCTCCTCTCTGGCAATGAGAAAATTACCATGCAGAACCTCAATGACCGCCTGGCCTCCTACCTGGACAAGGTACGTGCCCTGGAGGAGGCCAATGCTGACCTGGAGGTGAAGATCCGTGACTGGTACCAGAAGCAGGCCCCGACCAGCCCGGAACGCGACTACAGCCAATACTTCAAGACCATTGAAGAGCTCCGGGACAAG ATCATGGCCACCACCATTGACAACTCCCGGGTCATCCTGGAGATCGACAATGCCAGGCTGGCTGCGGACGACTTCAGGCTCAA gTATGAGAATGAGCTGACCCTGCGCCAGGGCGTCGAGGCTGACATCAACAGCCTGCGCCGAGTCCTGGATGAGCTGACCCTGGCCAGGACTGACCTGGAGATGCAGATCGAGGGCCTGAATGAAGAGCTGGCTTACCTGAAGAAGAACCACGAGGAG GAGATGAAGGAGTTTGGCAGCCAGCTGGCCGGCCAGGTCAACGTGGAGATGGACGCAGCACCGGGTGTGGACCTGACCCGCGTGCTGGCAGAGATGAGGGAGCAGTATGAGGCCATGGCGGAGAAGAACCGCCGGGATGTGGAGGCCTGGTTCTTCAGCAAG ACTGAGGAGCTGAACAAAGAGGTGGCCTCCAACACAGAAATGATCCAGACCAGCAAGACGGAGATCACAGACCTGAGACGCACCATGCAGGAGCTGGAGATCgagctgcagtcccagctcaGCATG AAAGCTGGGCTGGAGAACTCACTGGCCGAGACAGAGTGCCGCTATGCCACGCAGCTGCAGCAGATCCAGGGGCTCATCGGTGGCCTTGAGGCCCAGCTGAGTGAGCTCCGATGCGAGATGGAGGCTCAGAACCAGGAGTACAAGATGCTGCTTGACATAAAGACGCGGCTGGAGCAGGAGATCGCCACCTACCGCAGCCTGCTCGAGGGCCAGGATGCCAAGTAG